TGAATGGCAACCATGTGGCAGAAGCACAGCGCTGGAAGGGACCAGAAGACGTGAACAAACACAGCTGTTTGCCTGGGCTAGTCCACAACAGCTGGAGGCTCTGCCTCCCCCTCGCAGCCGGGTTTAAACCCCAGAAGCTCTCCAGCTTGCTGcagccctccctctccctcagcATCATTTCCTCGGCATCCCCTTCTGAGCTCCTGCCGAGGGCTGCAACAAGACGTGGCAGTCCTCTTTGCTCCCAAGCAGATTAGCTAAATAAatgctaataaataaaaagtcagACAATGGGGAGATTTTTAAACTAcctcaaaaaaaatcccttctccTCTCAGCCCGTCTGCAATGTCCCAGCCCCGCCGTGTTTGCAGGGGACATGTCTAaaccccccttcccctgccaacCCACCAGGCAGGGCACAGTGACATTGCCAGCAATGCCCAACGCCCTGcactgagcccagctgctgctgcccaccagcaaaACCCCTCCAGCAGTGAACTGCAGAGCTGTAAATCCCCCCAcacccttccccagcagcctcaGCAGGTATCAACAAGGCTGGATTTGCCTCCCGGCAGCTAAGCTTAGTGCAAGGTGTGCAGCTATTTGAGATCATCAAACCTTTTGTGCGCAACCAGCTCATCTCCATCCAGCCTGGCCCCAAACACCCTCAAACCCTGACCGAGAGAAGCTCTTGGCCCTCTCCTCCCGACAGCATCGCTGCTCGGGGTCCTGTCGGGAGTCCTGAGGCTTCGGGTGGGCTGGAGAGAGCCCTTCTCCCCACGGCGTGTGAGCAGGAGCCGTGCTGGCAGCAGGATCCGGCCCCGGCAGGGATCAGGTCTCGTAGCCATAGCAGCAGGGTATTTATTACAGCCCGGCCACGCTCCACCCCGGGCTGGCGGACTTTAGCCCTTAATAGAATAGAAAAAGTAGCAGCAGACGCCTCCAATCCCAACTGGCAGCTTAAAACACAAGGAGGGTCCCCAAAGTAATGGTGAGTGAAGCGTTTCGGCTGATACAAACTGCtcaccccctgctccccccatcCAGATTGtaaagctggttttttttcttctctccttctccttcctcgCTTCGTGCTACAGGCAAAATTTCTGTCCCAGGATCAAATTAATGGTACGTAcagttttgttctggttttgagtTTTTTCTATTAGGAATATCAGCttaacatatatataaaaaatacatatataaatggCACTTCCCCCAAAAGCATCTTGGTCTGGGCTTGTGCTCCCCCATTtgccctcctcccagctctcgAGGGGATCTGCTTGCTCTAAAACCAGAGAAATCCCCCCAATCTCATTAGGACAgtgctgggcacaggcagggagctgAAGCCACCCGCAGACCCACCGGCTGGATTTGCGTGGAGGCCAGCAGAGGTTAACCAGCGACCTCCCAACCCCACAAACGCATCAGCCCCGGCCAAGCTAGCAGGGACCAGGAGAAATTTCAGGTGACCGTTTGCAGTACTGGAGGTTTCACGTACGAAGGGAGCGAaggtgaaggaggaagagaaggaaggggagggtgCAGGAAGTACAAATTCTCACTGCAAGGCACTGGGGCTCTccctgggaaaggggacctcTGCCTTGGATGGGAACGAGGAAGGGTTTGCTACGAGAATGgcagaagaaagctgaaataagAGTCTTATTGCAAATCTGTTAATCTGCAGCGCCCTTGGGCTCAGTAAACTCTGCAGGATTGCTGCAGGAGgcggctggggcagggggaggccaCGGCACCCACAGGGCCCTGGCACCCTGCGCTCACGCCTGCAATAAGGTCGAGGGACAGAGAGGATGAGGACGGGCACAGAGGGCGATCGCACCAAAACAGGCTGATTTTTACATTGTCCCTATGCAGCACAACTTGCCCGTTCGCATTGAGCGTgaggaggagcagagcctgccgCTGCGCTGGGAGCAGTGTGGGAAGGGAGGATGGCAGCCTTATCTAGGTCAGCTGCAACCcttctttatttatttgaaaactgcGAAGGCAGCGTtcgagggggaaggggagagagcgAGCAGGCGGGCGAGGGCTGCGGGGAGAAGCAAGGGAGGGGAGATGCTGCAGCGGgatggcagcagggcaggcagaggctcTCCTCCGCTACACTCTGGCAGCTGGTAGCACTCAAAATACGACATCACTGgttcttttgtcttttattaaaaTCCAGCCGGTGGCAGGCCAAGGCAGGGGCAAGTGCCAGACCCTGCACAGACCGTGGCAGGGACCAAACGAGCATCCACCATCGCTCCTTAAGGCTCATTCCTTCAGCATCCTCCCCTACCCCgctgaaggaggagaaaagtaCTTTTCAACAGTATTCTACATATTTGGAAGCCCGACTCCACTTAAAGGCTTGCTTCATTAGGCTGAAGGGCCCCAATTACCTCAGTTATTCACAAGTTTGGATTTTAATTGCCCTTGGCACTTTGCCCAGGGTCCTCCCGCACTGCCCATCATCTCCCTTGAAATGAGACACCCCGAACCGGACACAATATCCCCGCTGGAACCCTTCCAACGCCGCCTGACCGAGCAAcgggagagaaaaaaatgtcactgGTAGATCAATGTAATCTTACATGGCATAACagagttttggtttttaattagAGTTCAAGGAATGTTTTTCCCTGTACGACAAGAAACAAAACGGCAAGATAAAAGCCTCCGACCTGATGGCAGTGATGCGGTGCCTGGGAGCCAGCCCGACGCCGGGAGAGGTGCAGAGACACCTGCACTTGCACACCATCGGTAAGCCAAGTGCCGCGGCAGCACATGAATAAAACACACTGGATTACGGTCAGAGAAATTCAACTTTTTCTGTGGTCAGGAGACTGCATGCAAAGACAGGAGGCTGCCTGGAGCCTAGATGATGATACCCACTCTCAGGTGAAACAGCCCAAGCAATGCAGTGTAACCAAGAGCAGTCACCAAAACCTAGTCTGATGTGCTAGGCGGTGAGCAAAGTTGAGGACACAGATCAAAATAGTGccattaaagaagaaaaagcttcaaaggcagcaggaggcatACATATCGATCATGGATTTTGAGGCTGGGAAGCTGTCCAGTCCAACCAGCAGAGTTAGAAAAGCATAGAAAGACATTAATCTGCAGGTATGTATGAATAAactcaaagcacagcacaaagaCCAAAGAAGAATCATGAAATAAGGTGAGCTGGATTAATGATTCTGGATACAAGGTGTCAGAGCACAAGTCTAGCAAAGCTATACATGGGTTTTGCAGCAGGAGAAAGCTCCCAGCAGTGGTGCACCCTGGTCCAGACCAGAGTCATgcaaaagggaagaggaaggggaggcagggggtgAGAGGAGGGGGATGCTTAGATCTGGACCCAGACTACAAAACTGAGCCATTCCtaaaaaaatctgctctgaTTTTTCCAGACAGAAACGCAGAGCTGGATTTCTCCACTTTCCTGAATATAATGTACAGGCAAATGAAGCAAGAGGAACCCGAGAGGGAAATCCTCACGGCCTTGTCCATGATAGACAGGCAGAAGAGAGGCGTTATCTCTGTTTCGGAGCTGAGAGCCAAACTTACAAGACTGGGAGAAAAGCTTTCCGAGGAAGAAGGTATTTTGCAATTCAAAGATATATCAAATGCGCCCCATCTTCACATTTCCTTCCTGATTTTCCTCTGTAATCAAATCTGGGACGAGGCACTTCCAGCCGGGGAGCAAGGAAGGACCtgtgccagcaggagctggtgcCCCCCttggtgggggggaggagggatgtCCCCCCATCACGCCCGAGACACGTGGTGGACCAGGGCATTGCCCCTTGCCATCGTGTCCCCAGGCCCACCCCACCGGCACCAGTCTCCTGCCTGCCACAGCCATACGATAAGCCCGGGCCTTCGTTCAAAACACTTTGCCCACGTAAGCCAGAGCCCCGAGCTGAgcccaggcacacacagagagcGGGGAGCGCTCCCCGAGCCGAGCGCGTTAGCGACAGCGGCTCACGGCACCTGATTAAGACTCATGTGACAGTGAGGTCACCTCGCTGTTGCCACCCTCTACCCACACCACGATCGCCAAGCAGGTATTTTATACCTTGCAGAAGAGGTAAGGCAGCTGCCCACTAACCCAGacaccttttccctttcttgagTTGTTTCCTGAATGATGATTTTTCACCCCCAAGATACTTTGCTGTATTTATAAAGTCCCACGAAGGGCCCTGGGAGAGCGTCCATCCCCgcagctgcagggatgctgtAAGGAGCACTCAGGGCACTGGCAGTTTCTCAAGAGCGCTGCTGCGGTGAGCTCTGTGGCCAGCACAGTTTGGGAAAGAGAGGGGGgcttttcaattaaaattaattaaaaaaacccaaaccaccacgAAAAACCTGTCCTGTTTGTCAGAAGTTTGCCTCCAAGGGGCACAATAGGATGGGATTTCCAGGAAGCTGAAAATGATCAAAACCTTTTGGACAGATTTTTGCCCTAGGCATTTTATGTACGTACATGAGCTCTTTAAACGCATGCCCCACTTTTCCAGCTctcacaggctgcaggaggggcCCCGGCCTgcgggagggcagggcagcgctCTGCGCACCCCTCTGCCCACCAGCCCCACAGACAGGGTGTCCCGTCCCCTCCTTGCTCCGACCCACGTCACCCGTGGGTGCTTCTCCTGCTCTCGCTGAGCTCTTGCCTCTCCGACCCTGCTGCAGAGAGCGGGCTCTGGAGCTCGCGCATTAATGCTCCGTCTTCGGCGGAGAGCAAGTAGAAAAACCCACCAGTGGTTTGATATGGGCAAGGAGTGAGTTTTACCAGGGTTCTGGGGTTCGTACAGACCCCGCTAGGCTCCTCGGGCGTACAAGAGCTGTCCTTTCTAATGTTAAAGTAGAATTCAGATTTAATCAGAGCAAGGCTGGTCGGTCCAGCCGCCATCACCAGCTTCACGAGTGACAGGCCAACCGGGCAGGTCTTCCGAGTGCTTTCTTCAGTTGTTTAACTCGAATAATAGTTTATGCAGCTATTTACATCTGAAAACACTTTCAGAGCTATTGTGAGAGCTGAACAGTGAAGGCACGGAGACACTAACCCTGAATAAGGGCATCCTAGCAAGAACCGCTGTTAGATAAAGAAGATTTGGGGAGTGCAGGAGGATTTCCCATTACTTTGGGAGTAGACATGCAGCCTACACGCCGACTTGTAACAGGCACTGTAGATGCTAATGTAGCAGGTGATGCTGCTTCTCACCAAGAAATTCCCCCTTTGGCTTAACACGCTGAACTCCAGCTAAGCTGCTATAAATATTTGATGCCAGAACAGACTCAATTTCATTAGCATCTGCGATTGTTCAGTAACTACTGGCACGTACCTTCATTTACAGTGGCTCCAGAAAagccttcattttaatttaacatACTTTTACCAAATGAGAACCaacacatttttcttgtgttatttttaaatgttctcggcagaattaaatattttcttttatttatgtcCTCCGAAGCATTTGATTACCATCAGGGTAAGGAGGATTACATCTCCTGGAAAGGACGGACTGTTACTTACCGTGCACCAACAGCATTTCTCACAACAGCCCCTCATTTATCCCACGCCGCAACCAGATCCTGCCGGCAGCAGCTTCCACGGGGGCTGCGCTTACCCCCTTTATACACACCGATACCTGACTGCAAGCAGAGGGGCGGAGGGGAAACCTGTGCCTCATCCCACACCCACATGAACAGCGGAGAGAGGAAACGGGTCACGCTGCTCATAGAGACCCTCCACAGTTATTTAcagtaaaacagcttttctccccctaaacctcccctcctccagtgaccttcccccccaccccaccccagatTTCACAACTGGTAACTGCAAAGCTCTTATCCGGTGCCCCGGTGTGAGTACTCGGAGTCTTATTTAAACAACcacagctcctccagcctgAACGGCGGTTCTGGTAAGCTCAGGCGAGCAGCTCACGAGTAAACGCAGAGCAGCCTCCGCCGACCTGCCCTCACCCATGTCAGAAAGGGGGAGCACTCCAGCACTGCCCCAGCCGGGTGACCCCAGCCCGGCCGAAGATTACGGAGGACTTGTAATTAGCGCGTGGCCGCGTATAATCCATCTGCTCTAACGGTCTATCAACAGGTTCTAAACACCTACAACGCGTCCTGCTAACAGAATACCGAACGATGAATGCAGGCCCACAACCCAACAGCTTTCCCCTCCCGCAGACCGCCTGCACAGCCTCCAGCCACGATCCTGATCACGTGCTGCTGGCCCCCCAAAACAACCCCGCAACGCACGCGTGACCAGCGCACGCCCCTCCACATCAGCAAGCgtgcaagcaagcaaaaaaacctctcCTGGACTGTATTAGATACCTTATGGAAGGAAACTGCTGCCCAAAACGTTATCAAATAAAAGCTGCTGGGATTCTCCGACATTTGTTTTAGCACCCACCCACTATATGTTAGGGGTAAAGTAAACAAGCAAGGGAATTCACCTCCTCCCCCATCATCGGAAGGAACACGGCATCTAATTCCCAGTAGCGGCTTCATTCAGCAATATTTAACATTACTTTTCTATGCATCTACGTACTTCTATTTTATTGACATCATTTGACAGGAAAAATACCATTCAATGGTTTGGGCTGTACAGATGAGAGCATTTTAAGGCAGGTAACTGCTGTCACTGCCCAGGCGTTCCCAAAGCTGGAATGAAAAGCAGCCAGGTGCCAACTGCACGGCTACCGCTTCCTTAGCGGTGTTTTCAGGGAGGGCCTTAGAGCCCCAGCTGAGCAGGCATTCTTGGCTTTCAAACACTAAAGCCCACCGATGCCAACAAGAGTCACACAGATCTACTTGAAGCTGGGCACATCACCTGCACGAGCACTTAGTTCTGTCTAAATTGAACAGGGACAGGTTTGCTGTTCAAGCCAAACGGGCCACTCCTACCATGAGTAATTAAAAGCTGATTTGGGATTAAATTTGCGCATCTTTTCCACGTGGAACTCAGAGATGGACATCTCTGCTCCAGAAAGCCAGACACTGAAATCAAAATGCTGACTGACACCAGTTTAACACTACAATCTGGATGGCACCTCCAACCGATCCCAGAAGTGATTGCTTTTACAAAAATGGCTTGAAAACCCAAATCCTGCATTGCTCTTCTTCTGAAGATCACAATATCCCCAATACATGCCACTGaaacttgtattttcttttaatctttcagtTGACGACCTGCTAAAAGAAGCCAAAGTTGGACCAAACGGAAcaataaaatatgaagaattCGTTCGCAACATTTGTCCTCCTACAGTCAGCAACTGAAATTCAAAAGAGCAGATCTGGTAAGAGCAGGACCTGAAATGGTTTTGGCTTCGATTTTCCCTAGTTACTGCTTGGACTCAGGAATCAtcatttgccttttaaaaaatccttattttgcCTTGACAATAGTGCTTACACTTACACACGTTCCCACCCCTTTTCTGGAGAAATGCTGTCACAAAACGTGAGCTCtctgttatttaaataaaccGAACGTAACACTCCCTTGTGTAACATGTGTCatgcctaaaaaaaaaccccagctcttcttttaaaaacGCATTTAAGCCTACAGATTGCGGCAGAAATGATAACTTGCCGTTACGCTCTCACGGTGACTGTGTCGCAAGGAGCCAGCATCGCCCGTAACCATTTGCTGCTTCCACACACCCAGGGCCAGACAGTTCTTTGTGCAGAAACAGATCCCCAGGAAGCTTGATTATGTCACGATGGTGGTATAATTTAGTGTAATTAGGCGCAGTTCCCCGGTATTCCTTGGATCCACGATCTGATCCGATAACTCCCAACCAGATGTTCCCCCGTCACGAAGTTGTCAAGTTAACAGCCCCGCTGGCGGGGCGGCCACGTCCCTGTTGGCTACCCGGAGCAGCAGGAGAAGGCAGCCGGCAATTCTCCCACTCCCCCAGTTAGCGATGCTCACCGGCTGCAGGGGACGACTCCCAGTCCCCAAGCACCGGAACGGTCTCTGATCACTGTCTCGTTCCTCCTCATCCTTCGCTCCCCCAACAGATAAGACCCCTGTATTGCTGTACTCCTGCCACATTATTTATTAAGGTGCAGTATCCTGCAACGTCAAGGCTCTGTGCAGTTAAGCAGCCCCTGCGTTCTGAGGCAAAACGCTGAAAATGCTGCGCTTGGTAAACGTATTTGTCACCAAGTTCTGGGCTAGCTGCCCAGAACATGCTCCTGGAGACAGCCTGGCAGGGAAAAACAGAGGCCATGAAAATTCAGCTTCTCTACAGTAAGGAAAACCACCTCATCTCTCTTGCCTGTAGGCTGACTAAAACCAATGCGACCCAGAGAAGTCGTTGTCGATCTTATTCCACCTGCATCTTGGCAGCCTTAGCTGAGGTCCTCAGGCTGGTATGAAATTTAGGACAACGTACAGCAGATTCTCTCTGGAGTCACCTGGAAATGTGCAGAGACCATCTTTGCACGGTCACAGCACAAGCGGCGACGTGCAAAGCGCACTGGAAGAGCACACGCTCCTGCCGGGTCTGCTGCGGCTTCTACCCACGGGAGCCCCCTTCGCCTcatgcctctccttcctcctttaaATTCTGAATCTTCATCACTGAAGCAACGAGCTCACTCTTTGCTCAATCTGTGAAATGACCAGCAATTAAATCAGTACGGCCCTCGCAGATACGATGCATTTATCCCCTACTGAGGCACCGAGCACGGCCTGACCGCCGCAGACTAAGGCTGCCATGAAAACCATCACGCATCGCTGCAACACCTGGAATCAACCGGGACTGAAACTAGCACAAACTTGGTCAGAacctgaaaaagcaaagcatgagCCAATCTGACGCCTTCCACATCAGGAACTGTCTCTCTCGAAAGGTAAGGTAGGGATTATTCTCATGGAATATTATTGCATGGGGgtaaaaaagcacaaaagatTAAATGACATGCTGAAAGCTATGCAAGGAATGGAAGCGGACCCAGGATGTAGCTTTCTGACAAATGGCAGTTTCGTGCCCAGCCTCCCGATTCGGAGCCAAGCTGCAGAGCCTGCGGGTCTCGCAAGACGGCAGTCCCAGACTAACCCAGTAAGCTCAGACTTGGATCCTGACGTGCCAAGATACGAACCAAAGGCCCTCTGAGCAGCAAAGGATCATGCTTCGAAGGGAAAGAAACTGCTCGATGTAGAACTGACAAACCTTGTCATGCCTGGCTGCTGCATCCCTCAATTCTGTATTAGCGATTCCTACTCTCCagatagaaaacaaaacataaaacccCTCGTTTCTCTGAAAATGAGAGCTACGAGCAGCTCAACACCCAGATAACACTCCAGAAAAACATTATACAGTGAAATAGAGACAGGATTCACTAGAAAAGCCAAGAACAGGCTCCAAATAACAGCAAAAGACAGGATTTCCCTTGTAACTCTCTTCCCAGTGTTCGCAGTTTggacaaaaaacccacctacCTTGACGCTGAGCCTTTGAGCGCTAGTGCCTTTTGGAGTCCGCTCACGGCATGGAGTTCGGTTTCTGCCACCGGAGCTGTTCCAGAGCTTCGCTACAGAAGTACCAGAGATGAAGGGGAGCGAAAACCTCAGCTGCTTTGAGCCTGAGCACAATTAGCTTATGAAACGAGGAGTTCATTTAGAAGCATTTGTTTCCAATATGCATCAATTACCAAATTACAAATGAGCCACTACGCATGTTAATTCTTCCTTATTGACCAGAACAGTTGATAAACAAATCCTTTCAGCTGCAAACAATATAAAAGCTTGTACGTTATGGGGATTGATCAGCTCAAAATCACTTTGGATTACTCCAGAACACATCTGTATCGTAACAGGAGGTTACCACCCCCTCTGAGGGGACAAGCCTCACCCCAATAAAAGCTAGCAAAAAGGAACGGTGCTTCACACACTctcacaaaacaaaagcagcattgTTAGAGCCTGGAGAGACAAGTGTGAGACACCCCACGCCACAAAACGCTCAGAAGCAAAGCGTTCCGGTTCAAAAGGGACCTTTGCGACTCCCAGTTCACAGAAAACACCCTGCCACCCTcccctttattatttttccccccaggaAACACAACGTAACTGAATGCTTTTTATTACATCTAAAGATTTCTACATAAACAGGTAACATTCAATAGgtaaaccatttttttttttccaatgcatataataaatattttcacttggTACTTTTATACAAACTGACATTGGTCTactatacatttttaaaagccatttactGGTTTGGCATGCCGTATGGAAACTAAGAGAAAGTTTTAAGGCAATGAATGACAGATTTAAATTCATGGAattaatggtatttttaatattctcctTATATACATTTCTCCCtttgttaattaaaacaattaacAGCAGCACTTTCGGGGACCACCAGCAATTTTCCCTTGTTAGAAATCTAAgctctgttaaaaaataaaaaaaaaaaaacaaaaggaagaaaaaaccagtTACACTGACAAACCAAAAtcctttccatttaaaatgtgCTTACAACCCTGAAATGTTAAACTGCGACAAAGAATTCATTTTCAAAACGTTCTCTCACAGTCCTTAGCTCTGTGTTGGGAGGCAGGTCCAAGAGAGTCCAATGAAAATCTATCAGTCGTCCCGTCCTTGAAAGGCTTATTGACTCCTTGCCACGGAGAGGAAAGGGCAAGCCTGGAACTGCTGTCGCATCTATCGTTATGGAAGTGCTACAAAGTTTTGAGCGCATGGCGTAGGTTACAGCTCAGCGCGGTTTTTCCATCTTGTACAGGACGCATCGGTCATGCCCTCGAGAGCGATTCAAAGCCACTTCCACCCTGCTCTTCGAGCAACAGCTAGGCGCTCGTGCCGGTGTGTATGTGCACGTACACAGAGCGCTACACCCGACCCGCGCACACGTGCACGTGCGCGCGCACCCCGCTCCTCCGGTGGGAGAATCTGAGGACAAGAGACCACTAGTCTAAGGATCACAGAAGGGAGCAGTACCGCAAGCCAGGCCGCCCCGGGTTGCTTCACTGCGTCTTTGATAACAGGCGACAACGGAGGCTGAGTTTTGGAGCGACGTTTGCAGGGAACTGGTCGAG
This sequence is a window from Phalacrocorax carbo chromosome 7, bPhaCar2.1, whole genome shotgun sequence. Protein-coding genes within it:
- the CALML4 gene encoding calmodulin-like protein 4 isoform X2; the encoded protein is MAKFLSQDQINEFKECFSLYDKKQNGKIKASDLMAVMRCLGASPTPGEVQRHLHLHTIDRNAELDFSTFLNIMYRQMKQEEPEREILTALSMIDRQKRGVISVSELRAKLTRLGEKLSEEEVDDLLKEAKVGPNGTIKYEEFVRNICPPTVSN
- the CALML4 gene encoding calmodulin-like protein 4 isoform X1, with the protein product MHNLPVRIEREEEQSLPLRWEQCGKGGWQPYLEFKECFSLYDKKQNGKIKASDLMAVMRCLGASPTPGEVQRHLHLHTIDRNAELDFSTFLNIMYRQMKQEEPEREILTALSMIDRQKRGVISVSELRAKLTRLGEKLSEEEVDDLLKEAKVGPNGTIKYEEFVRNICPPTVSN
- the CALML4 gene encoding calmodulin-like protein 4 isoform X3; translation: MAKFLSQDQINDRNAELDFSTFLNIMYRQMKQEEPEREILTALSMIDRQKRGVISVSELRAKLTRLGEKLSEEEVDDLLKEAKVGPNGTIKYEEFVRNICPPTVSN